The sequence ACGACATTTTTGAATCCTGATGTCTTCATTTTTGAGTGACAATGAAGCAGAAtagagcaaacaaaaaacaaaagaaaccaaGCAGCTACACAATCTCATGTTTTAATATATTACAGCAAAAATACACAgcaattattttgtaaaatcacACTAAACAGAATCTGTGCCTGAAAACGCACAGatcctcctgcagcagctgcagctgcagctgcagcagcagcagcgctgAATAAAgataattcaatttttttcctgtaaattaTTGTCcaataaagcaaagaaaagagtGAATAATATTTAATGGAGGGATTCCAGATATTTCTCTGACGTGGATGCATTCCTCATCTGTCCATAGAAGAACCCCCCCTGCAGGTCTGGCTTAACATGGCAGCACCATCAGTCCCAGCACCAcctttttttgaaaagaaacagaTCTCTGCAGCTTCCTGGGAAACTGAACGGCCCCCTGGGTCTCACTGTTCTTTCGTCCATCTGTGTGGATTCCTTTTTCTCAGCTcatcatctggacttggttgtCCAGATGataatttttaaacctgctCTGCGATTTCTCATTTTTGGAATTatgattgtttttgtgttctccCCAAAAATGAGATCATTCAAGAACTCGGATACTAACGCGAGGTTTGGTTTCTGTTACAGCGGACTTGGCCCTTTGCAATAACTAGATTTAATCCCAGCATGCACAAGTGCTGGTTCACCATCACACAACAGAACCGGGTCGAACACAGCAACTGCCTGAGCTCCTAGGGACTGAAAGAACTTGGTTCTGTTTAGCAAGGCAGAGTGGACCTCTGCACAGAACCCGGACCACAGACTTTTGTGCACAGCAGTCCCAGGTTCCTGCTACGCGGCCCCCCTCTGTTCCTCGTGAGAGCGCTGGTGAAAGACAAAAGACACGGCGGCGTCCCAGGAAGCCTTCAGAACCGGGTCCAGCAGGCCCCTCTTGTCGAAGCAGTGGTTCCACTGGGACAGGTCGCTGGTGCAGTCCGCCCCCTCCGCAGGGGGCCGGACCTGCCTGCCATTCACACAGCGCCGACAGCGGAACCTGCAGAATGTCAGAGGGAGCAGAGAGTGAGGGAAATGGGCCCCCCCTGCAGCTGCAAAACATCTGGAAAATGACAGATTAAGCcgtagctttagctccagtgtttctaTTCTTTCACTACAAAAACCCTTCAACTGTTTACGTAactccagcggattctgaagcagagagaaGCAGCTGCGCCCGGCGGGACTGATGGGCGGAGCCTCTTTTCCACGTCAGAATCAGATGATTTATGGTGATTGCGTAAACAAAGAGTGTAGCGGGACCATAAGCCCACTACTCTcctctcccgctagtttacagcccctcacacccccaagcctaacattagcggggcaaaaaatggcgagcaacatcagAGCTGTCCAGCAGTACgttttagatccagattccagctcagatgaataaaaacaaaggcgtagatggatctagtcgtctgtcagtggatggatcagaatggagcttctACTCTAGTTGTACGTAGGAATGACATGCTTTtcaagcattttttcatctgctcctgattcaccatgattttggtaaaaaaaacttctgaattttcttaatattatgacctccatcatcaaaaaaatgctataagatcaagttaaaaaaaaaactacaacagcATTCAGATTAGAGTGCAGCTTTAAAGagcacagaaaaaggaaaatgtggaTGTTCTGAacatcattattattaatattagaCAGAGGATGATCGTATCTGGACCACACAGCCTCAGCAGAACCTCAGAACACAGAGTTCTGGTAGCAGCGTCATCTCttcagaaaaagtttgttttaaggtCTAAACCAGCTGCAGAAAACCACGTCTACTCAACAGGCAGAAAGGATTTGGGCTGAGAAACTCCAGGACATTAAAACCCATGAAAGTCGGAGCCTTGGTTTGATGCAAGCTCTCTGAGATTCATTCCTAGAGCAACTTCCACAAATGAAAGCTCttctagaaataaaataaagatgcagAGTTGGATAAAACATCAATTGGCATTAGTAAGTAGGACGTACTTGTCATGCGTGTCACTAGCAGTTTCCTCGTTAAGCGTGAAGAGCTCTCGTAGCTCGCCCAGTGAGAAGTGGCGCTCCACGTCCTGCTCCTCGTCCACCACGCAGCTGCTCAGAGCTTTCTTGTGAGCCTGCCTCTGCAGGATCTTCTCCTCAATGGTTCCCGTCTGTCagagaaaagcaggagaaaTTCACTGCTGAGCTGCAGCAAAGGGCCGTCCTTAGAAACCGAAAAACTAAACGCTGAGATCAGCTTAAGTGAGAAGAACAGAGATGCAAAGAGATAATCCTGAGATCTGTTAGTCACATTTCCATTAAGCCACATTGCTCTAGTTCTTCTGGAATTTCATTTCTTTCACAGCGTAATGTGTTCTGGATTGGCTGCTGAAATGCTTAATCGATCTCctccgtgccgtgtctcctgtacagaatgtgttcagtttgtcaAATCTACAGAAATCTCTGATCGtgatcagatctttggtttcattctatAGTACTGGACCtaattttctatgaaggtttgagagtTTAGAGGAAAaacgtgtgaaaatgttcatgtgtgtgAGGCGTTTTACAGCCTATAAACATTCATCCTACTCGGCAGATCTCAACGAtggcaggttatttttagaatgtagaCAACAGAACATTGTTGTCTGAGGAATTTAAAAATAGAGGAACTTTGAATTAATGTCTTgatgcaaacaagaaaaatatcaaagttcAGAAGGAcaacgatcagattctcctccatgttggtcttggactccacccactgatcacgACATCGACATGTAACAGGCCAAagcggagtccctgattggttgacgcacTGCACgttttttttgcacaagttcagatatttgaattCTGTGTCTTATGCATAAAGAGTCTCTGCGCGGACCGTCAGTAGCCTGTAAACATAGCAGGTCTTCTTCTGGCCGTCCCTCCACACCCGGGCCATGGCCTGCTCGTCGTTAGCCGGGTTCCAGTCTGGATCGAACATCACCAGGCGGTTGGCGCCAATCAGGTTGAGGCCACACCCTCCAGCTTTACTGCTCAACATGAAGATGAAGTCTGGGCTCTGCAACAGAGTCGCGTGCTAATGAGAACCACGTCTCAGCGTCAGTACAGCTCAAAGGGAAGCTCCACTCACAGACGGACTGTTGAACCGCTCTACCATCTTGGCCCTCTTCTTGATGGACATGGAGCCGTCCAGTCGCACGTAGAGGTACCTGGGGGAGGGGGCATTGGGACTTTACTGACTCATCACCTGCGGCGCACTCAGCTGTGCGTAAACAACAGAGCACCTTCTGGATCTGCACAGCTTCTCAAACAGGTCCAGAGTTTGAGTGTAGTTGGAGACCAGCACCACCTTGTCGCTGGTGGTTGTTCTCGTCATGGCCAGGATGTAGTCAAGAACCAGCATCTTCCCTGAAATGAGAACAAAATGAACTACAAAACATGTCCTTCTGCAGCGAGAGTTCACTTcttcaaaagcaaaaagaaacacgtcTGCTCCAGCTGCACTTTAGAGCACAAACTCAGAAGACACCAAGCAGCTACACAGGGGGGTGCCAGAGTGTGGGCAACAGTCGGAATCAGCTCAGCTGCAGGTTGGGGTTTCTGTGATCTATAGTCAAGCATTTGTAAGACCGACTCGTTGATGTTTTCTCACCAGAGAGCTGAGGCTCCACCTCCTTGCTGCTGTATCCAGGAGGAAACAGATCCAGAGCGCCATCGAAGCCCTCCTCCCCACTCACACACTTGTCATGGATCAGGGTTGGATCTGCCATCAAAGAGaaaggttgtgtccgaattccttcacaaCACACTCCATAGTGCACTAgtgtgttcgccattttgtagtgctgtctggatctacaattccaaaatcaagcgctctagaaatttcccagaagtctccgCTGTGCATCattgctcactagattggtgaatctAGACCACAATGCTCTGcatctgaacaatttttgccaaagtaATGCATTTACATTTCCCCAACTGTGGGATAGagcttttaaaaattatttttagaaacGTTTCATAGAATCTGGACTTGTTTTCAAAAGCAACTTGTTTAAACTCAGCTTTACATTTAAGTGCTGCCCTGATGTTGGGCGTTGGCATCTATAGCAGTGCTGCAGCTTTGATTTACTTATCAAATTGATTTGGTTTGATCAAACCgttttcatattttgatctTAGTTTCTGAGTTTGAGTTGTGCTGCTCGCTGATCCAGAACTCACGGTTGCAGAGCTTCTTGAGGGACGTGATGGAGGACAGAGAGGAGACGTTCATGCTGCCCTGCTGCAGCGTCTGCAGAGGTTTGGCCTGCCGCAGGAACAGCCTGTAGAGCTCCGCCTGCAGAGGAGTCAGCCTGCATGGGGCAGCACAGACACACCAACACCAATCATTCAGGTGAGAGAAATTCATCCCATCCTCTCTGGACAAACTCATTAGGACAAAACCAGTTCTATCTGCTAAAGAGCTGTCTGAATGGGCGGAAGGTTTTTAGTTTCAATCACTCAAACTTTAAAATCCTCTTAGAAGAAAATCAGACTGAAGCAAACTAAGTCAcctgaaagaagaaaagactCAGTTCTCACAGTATTtgttcaataacaaaagttcaacccCAGATTTTGTAATTTATCCTGGTTTCGATGACCGATCAAAGGTTGTCTATCGTTTTCTCTAGGTTTGCActgtagctgctattttggtctattcttccatgcagatcttctcaagagctgtgatgttttgggacGGTTATCCACAAATTCTCATTGATCTCCAGAGACTGGCTAGACCAATCCAGACCTGGAAACCATTTTTACATAACCACTCCTTCATTGCCCTCTggtgtgttttggatcattgtcatTGTGGAAGATCCAGACACGTTTCTTCCTCAAAACTttcactgatggaaggaggtttttgcccaaATTCTCTCCATATACGGTCCTATTCGTCCTTCCATTTTTACAGATCAGTCGTCCAggccgctttgcagaaaagcagaaCCAAAgtatgatgtttccacccccatgcttcacagttggGTATGGTGTTCTTGAGATGCAACTCAGCCGGGTTCCCCGTCCAAACACGGTGAGAAGCATTTACACCAAAGACTTTCATTCAGGATCATGTGATCAAGTTAAGTGTGCTGGCttcacatgtactggctttagcaggagGACTGTTGGAGGACTAAGGAATCTAGAAACCATTGTTACCGTGGTTCCAGCTTTCCTCAGGTCATTGACCAATTCCTCCATGTACGTCTGGACCATTTCCACACAGTTCTCCAGATTTGATCTTGCATGGAGCACCGGGCAGAGGGACATTGTCAGTGATCttgtatttcttccattttctcatAATTGCTTCTACAGTTGATCTCTTCTCTGTtcccagtcttgttcaggtctacaatcttgaCCCTGGTGACCTTTGACAGCTCTCTGGTcttggtcatggtggagaggtagcagtctgactgtttaagggtgtggacaggCGTCTTCCTACAGATacccagttcaaacaggtgacatcgATACATTTAACCAGAGGAGGATTGAAGAACCtcttgaagaagaagaaagaggtttgtgaggaacagaatcATCCAGGTTTCCTGGATGATTTTTCTGCATTCcatctctcacagttgaagtgcaACAATGATAAACATTAcagatttttaaactgggaCAACTTGTGActgacacactttttttttatctcactgTAGGAATAAGTGACTGTAGTTCCTTAATACACATATACCTGCCACTTTTATAAGTTTGGTTGTTTtaattgttctttaaaaaaggttttctgtttttagctgCAGGCTACTCAACTCACTAGTTTACAAATTATGAGTTATATTGTAACTCATAAGTGTTGCatcgtatttatttatttgggcgGCCTGCATCAGAGTTTGTCTGGCATAGACGCCCCCCCCCTTCTCCGTGACCTGGGGCTGTAGCTGTCGTTTCTTCATGGCTGCAGCTTCGAGGTGTATGGCTGCCTCCTGTTGGGAGGAGCATGAACCGTACCTGCTGTCAGACAGTAGCTCACCTGCAGCACACCACCTGCTCCACTTTCACAGGCAGGTATTTGGACAGGATATCCGACGTCCTCCGGATTAAACACCTGTGAACAGTTGAATGGACAGGTCAGTCGCTCCTGGGGTGGGGTTCGCCAAGACGCAGGCCGTCCTCACCTGTTGACGATCCCgatgagctctttcagcttctcCTCCCCCGCCCGCCGGTCTGCGTCGCTGGCGTCAGCGTCCCGGCCCTTTAAGATgggcagctcgaagcgcttctTGAAATCCTGCGCCGAGCCTGCAGAGAAACGTCAGCAGAGGGAATCAGAGAGAAGGGCTAACCGGACCCTGATGCTTCCCGACGCGATGCCGTTTACCCAGAATCCCAGCGTTGACGAAGTGGACGAGGCTGAAGTACTCCAGCAGGTCGTTTTGGATGGGGGTGCCGGAGATCAAGACCCTTCTCTGGGCCTTCATGGCGTTCAGGGCTTGGTATGTCTGGTTGTCAGCGTTCTTAAGTCTGTGTCCCTGCAGCACAAACCACAGCGATGCATGGAGGCAATCCATGAAGCGTCAAGTAGTAAGATGTGTAAGACAGTAAATAAGAAAACAACGGCATCATGGTTCAAACATTTGAGAGGCAACATGATTTGATAAAAGTCTACAAAAACTTGACTTCTTTGTAAATGGCGTGGAGCTTAAGAGaaaacagaggaatgttttttgtctttcatttacAAGCCTGGATCTCTTTAAAACACCGCTGGGATTGGGGTTTTCAGTGGCTCCAGTACCTCGTCACATATCACAAGCCCCACCCTGCCGCGGTGCAGAACGGCAGCATGCAACCGGAACGTCTCGTAGGAGATGATGAGGATCGGCGTGGGAACCCTCAAGCCGTTCTGGGAGACAAAGTTCACTGAAACATACAGACCCCCCCTTTCCCTTTAATACAGTTCTTAAAACTTTTTGTGAACTCTTCAGCTactcat comes from Oryzias latipes chromosome 4, ASM223467v1 and encodes:
- the rad54l gene encoding DNA repair and recombination protein RAD54-like; translated protein: MRRSLAPSQVAKRKHADDSREDVTWSPSKDKRKRKEEEPPPREPLCQLNRPTCTDADKHEAFIRSILSKPFKVPIPNYCGSLGIRALGLKRSGVRKALHDPFAEDALVLYEPPNLSAHDLIRADKDKLPVHVVVDPVLGKVLRPHQREGVRFLWECVTGRRIPGSHGCIMADEMGLGKTLQCIALVWTLLRQSPDGKPEIDKAIVVSPSSLVRNWYNEVGKWLGGRVSPVAIDGGSKEEIDRQLVNFVSQNGLRVPTPILIISYETFRLHAAVLHRGRVGLVICDEGHRLKNADNQTYQALNAMKAQRRVLISGTPIQNDLLEYFSLVHFVNAGILGSAQDFKKRFELPILKGRDADASDADRRAGEEKLKELIGIVNRCLIRRTSDILSKYLPVKVEQVVCCRLTPLQAELYRLFLRQAKPLQTLQQGSMNVSSLSSITSLKKLCNHPTLIHDKCVSGEEGFDGALDLFPPGYSSKEVEPQLSGKMLVLDYILAMTRTTTSDKVVLVSNYTQTLDLFEKLCRSRRYLYVRLDGSMSIKKRAKMVERFNSPSSPDFIFMLSSKAGGCGLNLIGANRLVMFDPDWNPANDEQAMARVWRDGQKKTCYVYRLLTTGTIEEKILQRQAHKKALSSCVVDEEQDVERHFSLGELRELFTLNEETASDTHDKFRCRRCVNGRQVRPPAEGADCTSDLSQWNHCFDKRGLLDPVLKASWDAAVSFVFHQRSHEEQRGAA